The Pseudanabaena yagii GIHE-NHR1 genome segment GGCATTAGACAGATTGACCCCATTGAGATTTGCGCCACTGAGGTTGGCTTTCATCAAAAAAGCCCCCGTGAGATTTGTCCAACTCAAGTCCGCATCGACTAGATTTGCCTCGTTCAGATTTGCCCAGCTCAGATCAGAACCAACGAGATTGGCTTTTTCTAGGTTTGTACCTTGCAAATTTGCCCAACCTAAGTTGGCGCGACTTAGCGATCCGCCACTCAAATTCGCATGGACAAGATCGACCGCATTGAGGTTAGCCTCGTTGAGAATTGCGCCACATAAATCAACGTCATGCAACTCTGCCCCTGTGAGATTAGCTTCAGTAAGATCGACATTCATCAAGCAAGCTTGGCTGAGATTTGCACCACTGAGATTTGCCTTGATCATCAATGCGCCCGTAAAGTCTGAACTGCTGAGATCTGCTCCCAATAGATTGGCTTCGATAAAAAATGTACCATTCAGTTTCGCTTGACTCAAATTTGCACCATTGAGACAGGCTCCCGTTAAGGTAGCAAGACTGAGATCGGCATTCACTAAAGAGGCGCTAGTGAGATTTGCACCATTAAGATTTGCTGCAACTAAATATGCATCATTGAGGCAAGCTCGTTGTAGATCCGCCTTGATTAGCAATGCAGAAGTTAGATTTGCTTCGGTCAGATTCGATTCGATAAGATGTGCGTGATTGAGATCGGCTCCATGCAGGAATGCGCCTGTCAGATTCGCTTTGGAAAGCATCGCATCTGCAAGTTTGGCATTGCTGAGATTCACGCGCTTAAGATCCGCCCCCTTGAGGTTGATTCCTTCTAGACTAGATTTGGTAAGATTTGCTTTGGTAAAGTCGGTAAGATTCACGCCTGCCTCATTTTGATTCGTTGTACTCGTTACATTTCAAGAAGAGCTTTAAGCATATAAATATTTCATGACGAGATTGCATGACAAGATTAACCAGAAGTTCCATCAGGATTCCTGAAATAGTTTCTTCTCCTTGATCTGGCTTGACAAGATGGCTGCGTCTCAACCTAATACAATTAGAATACATGAGGAAAATGGTGATGAGATCGCCTTGCAATATTTGGCTTAGATATCCAGCATTCTTGAGAATCACATCTGTAGGGTTGGCTAAGTAAGATTGCCTCGCTATATATAAAATGCTCACGATGGTAGATACAGATATAAATACAGATCAGTCTTTGGTAGAAGAATTCCAGCCACCTACTTTGGGTAAGGTCTATTTAGTTGGGGCGGGACCTGGAGATGCGGGTTTGATGACGCTAAAGGGGAAAGCACTTTTAGAGACCTGTGATGTGGTGCTATACGATGCTTTGGTCAGTGATGAAATTCTTGCCATGATTAATCCGATCGCTGAAAAAATCCATGCAGGGAAGCGACGTGGTAATCATTCGTTATTACAGGAGGAAACTACGCAGCTATTAATCGAAAAGGCTCAAAGTCATGCGAGTGTCGTGCGGCTGAAGGGGGGCGATCCATTCATTTTTGGGCGCGGTGGGGAAGAGTTGGCAGATTTGCGAGCAGCAGGGATTGAGGTGGAGATTGTCCCTGGGATTACCTCAGGGATTGCGGCTCCCGCCTATGCAGGGATTCCCCTCACCCATCGCGATTTTAGTTCGTCAGTAATTTTTGTCACGGGGCATGAGTCCGCAGGAAAATATCGTCCACAGGTACAGTGGACAGCGATCGCACAAGCTGCCGAAACGATTGTGGTCTATATGGGGCTACATAATTTGGCGGAAATTGTGACCAAATTAAACTTAGCTGGTTTACCTGATTTCACGCCTGTAGCCTTAATTCGACAGGGGACGCGCACCGATCAGTCAGAGTTAATTGGCTGTTTGGGTAACATTGTCGGATTGGTACAGGAGGCAAAATTTGCGCCACCTGCGATCGCAGTTATAGGCAATATTGTCAATTTTCGGGATTGCTGCTGAATGTTAAACTAGTTTTTTTAAAGGAAAAAAGCTAATGGCAACCAGTGAAGTGAGTATTCCTGCTGAAATAGATAACAACAAACATCGTCTTGAAGTTCAAATACACGACATCTTAGAGGCACTTACAGCAACTGAGTCGTTTGTAGCGGGGATAGATTTTCTAGACTTTAGTCGCGATCAAAAGACAATTTTTGCAGTAGAACGGGCAATCAGCATCATCGGGGCAACATCAAGGCGTTTACCAATTAGTTTTATGGATCGATATCCCGAAATTAATTGGCGCAGCTTGACTAGCATCGGTGATAGTTTGATGTTTGGCTATTTAGAAGTTGACTTGAATACTTTGTGGAAGTTAGCGCAGCAGGATGTCCCTTTTATCAAAGAACAGATGAAAAAGGCGATCGCTAATTTGTAGAATTAGAGAGAATGCACCCCAAAGGGTCGTGCTCTCTCTAATTCTATAGCTTGCCGCAAATCCATCCCTCAAGGCGATCGCAATTATTAGGAATGCCATAATTTGGCTGTCGAGATGTCCATGCTGTTTGAATTGCGGCAAGTACAGCATCTAATGTGTCACCAGATGGATCGTGATCGCATTCCCATGCGAGCTGATCATTGATATTTAGGCTCAATCCATAGGTCTCGGCAAAGTTTGGCGATCGCAAGTAATTCATAATTGCTTGGCGACCTAATTGCATTTCTCTAGTTTGCTTGTGCTTATCATCGGATTTATAGCTTTGTTTACCAATGATCGCTTTTGCCATGAGGGCGGGATAAATCTCGATAACGATATGTGGATCATCCGTGGGATGGCAAGGCAAAATGCTAAAACCTGCTGCGAGCAT includes the following:
- a CDS encoding pentapeptide repeat-containing protein; this encodes MNLTDFTKANLTKSSLEGINLKGADLKRVNLSNAKLADAMLSKANLTGAFLHGADLNHAHLIESNLTEANLTSALLIKADLQRACLNDAYLVAANLNGANLTSASLVNADLSLATLTGACLNGANLSQAKLNGTFFIEANLLGADLSSSDFTGALMIKANLSGANLSQACLMNVDLTEANLTGAELHDVDLCGAILNEANLNAVDLVHANLSGGSLSRANLGWANLQGTNLEKANLVGSDLSWANLNEANLVDADLSWTNLTGAFLMKANLSGANLNGVNLSNANLSGANLSGANLMGASLSGADLSNVDLRGAYLIRTNLHNAILNEANLTGANLDEAVLNGASLNRANLNRANLTRASLTGANLKGAFMLWTNLKGAFMLWTNLDGANMTGAILPTDK
- the cobA gene encoding uroporphyrinogen-III C-methyltransferase, whose amino-acid sequence is MVDTDINTDQSLVEEFQPPTLGKVYLVGAGPGDAGLMTLKGKALLETCDVVLYDALVSDEILAMINPIAEKIHAGKRRGNHSLLQEETTQLLIEKAQSHASVVRLKGGDPFIFGRGGEELADLRAAGIEVEIVPGITSGIAAPAYAGIPLTHRDFSSSVIFVTGHESAGKYRPQVQWTAIAQAAETIVVYMGLHNLAEIVTKLNLAGLPDFTPVALIRQGTRTDQSELIGCLGNIVGLVQEAKFAPPAIAVIGNIVNFRDCC
- a CDS encoding HepT-like ribonuclease domain-containing protein, producing the protein MATSEVSIPAEIDNNKHRLEVQIHDILEALTATESFVAGIDFLDFSRDQKTIFAVERAISIIGATSRRLPISFMDRYPEINWRSLTSIGDSLMFGYLEVDLNTLWKLAQQDVPFIKEQMKKAIANL